A part of Halobacterium jilantaiense genomic DNA contains:
- a CDS encoding PD-(D/E)XK nuclease family protein, with protein MSRRLLLTGPEFSQLESHAFNILEEQVGTQPESILYIVQPNHPKDVTRDRWKNHGPSAGLRIDTFENLASQWYKEDQYKGQVTHIDQPLLDRLVELGLEGVTSPTNPLHTNERFPRAGLRREAETLYTELEQAGLLSPEAMQSRLEQEGVGDRAKYVAELAESIESARQEILADELPEVYRTERMYYATTAETALSDTFPSVDAVILSGFTRYDRLERNFLERIVDTWPTIALHPKQIDENSALGVDAGAKQALEAYFDLDFVREHLSDSDSTPIETRQRITRSLYRHPQQSPSTSNVTAAGLGLTLSEPETVPDEIRTTAREIRSRISTGTQVDDIGIVLTSPVQYADQVREVFETYELPSSLQTEIPLSETALGDVVQTICQLAQEPRTIDTLLDLLTNPLVTITHTEEKLDYHELARVTARAETNRLESILEYVDDGIAATVTSLTQDVAALSEESLDKLPNQLDALLERLGVSTALESEQELSSGLRKRELRARDRLDRILETLSLTTPLADPEIGDSVDRLERALHGVSVQQSIRPPEESVVVCNLAEAPLRDFEHVYVLGLTSTHFPSDTEQTAFTRPIYEAHGDFEQTDVSAEARYHLSVLLGSTASIHLSIPQQSASGEPHVEADILTELRRLVDLSEVTIEPADNEPGCQEDVQRAVGDVLPETSDARVHGLLTEAVEAGSVSSTQQTRIQAGIACAAARAGPELTPYDGQLTEETVSQIHDTLDREPYSPSRLETYAACGFKYFMRRVLGIEAPDRLTREPDASDRGSYIHDVLEHYYLSLQSGGSDPVHPGGDFETRQQQILDTALERLDNAFDDGAQTAFQEEWLTSVLAGLGTPDTNPYYGPHETQDGRPISRGLFYRFLNHEAEEPAKTTARPTWFEGRIGNPYDAGTPLSDDPAEIETPHGLVPIHGLIDRVETVPGTDPTQVVVQDYKTGSSIPSENDALTGLKFQLQLYALMAEEALNDAEVVGGAYYQVSPPSSVNSRSGLLTSQEMAVYHGSDDVDTPLLRHSYPYFETHEAFRRFIDETTPQRLGDLASGIAEGQFHPTVLDPSDAGCRYCDYAHVCDVRSHQRKEVIEAIDDTGESAYVPLKARDHDLEDIVEVE; from the coding sequence TACAAAGAAGACCAGTACAAAGGCCAAGTAACCCATATTGATCAACCACTCCTGGACCGACTGGTTGAACTCGGGCTCGAAGGAGTCACCTCGCCAACAAATCCGCTTCACACTAACGAACGATTCCCGCGAGCAGGGCTTAGGCGGGAAGCTGAGACACTTTACACCGAACTCGAACAAGCAGGATTGCTTTCACCGGAGGCAATGCAAAGCCGCCTCGAGCAAGAGGGGGTTGGCGACCGCGCGAAGTATGTCGCTGAACTGGCCGAATCGATCGAATCAGCCAGACAAGAAATCTTGGCCGATGAATTACCAGAGGTCTATCGCACTGAGCGGATGTATTACGCAACGACGGCAGAGACAGCTCTCTCAGATACTTTTCCTTCTGTGGATGCGGTCATTCTCAGCGGCTTCACCCGATATGATCGACTAGAAAGGAATTTTCTCGAACGAATCGTTGACACTTGGCCGACAATTGCTCTCCACCCCAAGCAGATAGATGAGAACTCGGCACTGGGTGTTGATGCAGGCGCCAAGCAAGCGTTAGAGGCGTATTTCGATCTGGACTTCGTTCGAGAGCATCTCAGCGACTCTGACTCAACCCCTATCGAAACGCGACAACGTATCACTCGAAGCCTCTATCGCCATCCCCAGCAGTCACCGTCTACGAGTAACGTCACTGCGGCTGGGTTGGGTCTGACACTATCCGAGCCAGAAACGGTCCCCGATGAGATCCGAACCACCGCTCGAGAGATCCGGAGTCGGATCTCGACAGGAACGCAGGTCGACGATATCGGCATCGTCCTCACGAGCCCAGTTCAGTATGCCGATCAAGTGCGGGAGGTCTTCGAAACGTACGAATTGCCGTCCAGTTTACAAACTGAGATCCCCCTCTCCGAGACAGCACTGGGCGATGTGGTCCAAACGATCTGCCAACTCGCACAGGAACCCCGTACTATCGATACACTTCTTGACCTTCTCACGAATCCGTTGGTCACCATTACTCATACGGAAGAGAAGCTCGATTACCACGAACTCGCTCGGGTTACGGCTAGAGCAGAGACAAATCGGCTTGAGTCCATCCTTGAATACGTTGACGACGGTATCGCAGCAACGGTCACTTCTCTGACTCAGGATGTAGCCGCTCTGTCAGAGGAGTCGCTCGATAAACTCCCTAACCAACTTGACGCCCTTCTTGAGCGTCTCGGCGTTTCGACCGCACTGGAAAGTGAACAAGAACTCTCGTCTGGGCTTCGAAAACGTGAACTGCGCGCTCGCGACCGTCTCGACCGGATCCTCGAGACACTCTCCCTCACAACACCGTTGGCAGATCCCGAAATCGGTGACAGCGTTGACCGTCTTGAACGCGCTCTTCACGGCGTCTCGGTCCAGCAGTCGATCCGACCACCCGAGGAAAGCGTCGTTGTCTGTAATCTCGCCGAGGCTCCCCTCCGAGACTTCGAACACGTGTACGTTCTCGGCTTAACGTCAACCCATTTCCCTTCAGATACAGAGCAAACCGCTTTCACACGACCCATCTACGAGGCACACGGCGACTTCGAGCAGACCGATGTCTCTGCAGAGGCACGGTATCACTTGAGCGTCCTCCTCGGGAGTACAGCATCAATTCATCTCTCCATCCCCCAGCAGAGTGCTAGTGGTGAACCGCACGTCGAAGCAGACATCCTGACTGAACTTCGACGGCTTGTCGATCTCTCGGAGGTGACGATTGAGCCAGCTGACAACGAGCCAGGATGCCAAGAAGACGTGCAGCGGGCAGTCGGCGACGTCCTTCCCGAGACATCCGACGCACGTGTCCACGGCCTACTCACGGAAGCAGTTGAAGCCGGATCGGTTAGCAGTACCCAACAGACTCGCATTCAGGCGGGTATTGCCTGCGCCGCGGCACGAGCCGGTCCCGAATTGACACCCTACGATGGCCAGCTCACAGAAGAGACCGTCTCCCAGATTCACGATACGCTCGACCGCGAGCCGTACAGTCCGAGTCGATTAGAGACATATGCTGCGTGTGGGTTCAAGTACTTCATGCGCCGTGTTCTCGGCATCGAAGCACCGGATCGTTTAACGCGGGAACCCGACGCGAGCGACCGCGGCTCGTACATCCACGACGTACTCGAACACTATTACCTGTCCTTACAGTCAGGGGGCAGCGATCCAGTTCACCCAGGTGGCGACTTCGAAACACGGCAACAACAGATCCTCGACACCGCCCTTGAGCGGCTTGACAATGCATTCGATGATGGCGCCCAAACAGCGTTCCAGGAAGAATGGCTGACGTCCGTGCTCGCTGGACTCGGAACTCCAGACACCAATCCATACTATGGACCACATGAGACGCAGGACGGTCGTCCTATTTCACGGGGGCTGTTCTATCGATTCCTCAACCACGAGGCGGAGGAGCCCGCAAAAACGACCGCCCGACCGACATGGTTCGAAGGCCGGATCGGTAATCCCTACGATGCAGGCACCCCACTCAGCGACGATCCTGCAGAAATCGAGACGCCACACGGTTTGGTCCCCATTCATGGACTCATCGATCGCGTCGAGACGGTCCCAGGAACAGACCCAACACAGGTGGTCGTCCAAGATTACAAAACTGGAAGCTCAATTCCCAGCGAAAATGATGCGCTGACCGGGCTGAAGTTCCAACTGCAACTGTACGCGTTGATGGCCGAAGAAGCACTCAACGATGCCGAAGTGGTTGGTGGCGCATACTACCAGGTCTCGCCCCCGAGTTCAGTCAATTCTCGTAGCGGGCTCCTCACCTCACAGGAGATGGCGGTCTACCATGGAAGCGACGACGTCGACACACCGCTGCTCCGTCACTCCTACCCGTACTTCGAGACACACGAGGCGTTCCGACGATTCATCGATGAGACAACCCCACAACGCCTCGGGGATCTCGCCTCGGGCATCGCAGAGGGTCAATTCCACCCGACAGTCCTCGATCCATCGGACGCCGGATGTCGCTACTGTGACTACGCACACGTCTGTGACGTCCGCTCGCACCAGCGGAAGGAGGTTATCGAAGCAATCGACGACACGGGTGAGTCAGCGTACGTCCCGCTGAAAGCCAGGGACCACGACCTCGAAGATATCGTGGAGGTGGAGTAA
- a CDS encoding metallophosphoesterase family protein, translating to MGNSGERTFWATIDRLSNQGNGVVEKDDGSNFIVGPVREEAVGKTVEVRMIGPNEAEPVDSDLRKDVYAERTKSTAQDLSVGDIVSGRILKRSAEGFPLLEKEGIRIEVPGAELNEEVKIRVEEISGSNSQWVTATGIPVNQDIATGDGHEGSVIGDVELYDELPTSSSGTVACPVSGCEYTGDPASVAGHVSGKRDSQHDWSQLGYAGANAYKRKISTTGHELQSQTSLLHLSDSHLGASLTKTGEYSSDSRCLTGFRRAIDISIEREVDAVLNTGDLFHNDRHGIPRSVKDAAQDQLTRLAERDIPFYSIDGDHERDGGREVLREFERHGLVTQLNETPQLVGQGLALYGRDFTPATGWESTSWLTNPPSTDRFGIAAIHQSIKPISNSDWPECTVDDVAATVGSHVHAIAAGHLHRTGIDWNEELPFVLGGTTEPQRARQASIKPVVGLFTQDGNSLRHQRVQLTL from the coding sequence ATGGGTAACTCAGGCGAACGGACATTTTGGGCTACAATTGATCGGCTCAGTAATCAAGGAAATGGCGTGGTCGAGAAAGATGATGGCAGCAATTTCATTGTCGGCCCAGTCCGTGAAGAGGCGGTCGGGAAGACGGTTGAAGTTCGGATGATCGGACCGAATGAGGCTGAACCTGTGGACTCTGATTTGCGGAAGGACGTCTACGCTGAACGAACAAAATCCACGGCCCAAGACCTCTCAGTGGGAGATATCGTTTCTGGGCGGATCCTCAAGCGATCTGCCGAGGGGTTTCCTCTACTTGAGAAGGAGGGTATCCGCATCGAAGTTCCCGGAGCAGAGCTTAACGAGGAGGTCAAAATCAGAGTTGAGGAGATTTCTGGATCTAATTCACAATGGGTCACAGCCACCGGAATCCCTGTTAATCAGGACATCGCTACGGGCGATGGGCACGAGGGCTCAGTCATAGGAGACGTCGAACTGTATGATGAACTGCCCACATCCTCCTCAGGAACGGTCGCTTGTCCCGTTTCCGGCTGTGAATACACAGGTGACCCAGCATCGGTGGCCGGACATGTGAGTGGCAAGCGGGACTCACAACATGATTGGAGTCAGCTTGGATACGCTGGTGCAAATGCGTACAAGCGAAAGATCTCGACTACTGGTCACGAGCTGCAGTCGCAGACATCTCTGCTGCATCTCTCAGACTCTCATTTAGGAGCGTCACTAACAAAGACAGGAGAGTATTCGTCCGACAGCCGGTGTCTAACGGGCTTCCGTCGTGCGATAGACATCTCGATAGAGCGTGAAGTTGACGCCGTACTCAATACGGGAGATCTCTTCCATAATGACCGGCATGGCATCCCTCGCTCGGTGAAAGACGCGGCACAGGATCAACTCACACGGCTAGCTGAGCGGGATATTCCCTTCTATTCGATAGACGGGGACCACGAGCGCGATGGCGGTCGAGAAGTCCTCAGAGAGTTCGAACGACACGGGCTTGTTACGCAGCTTAACGAAACGCCACAGCTAGTCGGTCAGGGACTGGCTCTCTATGGTCGTGATTTCACACCGGCTACGGGATGGGAGTCTACAAGCTGGTTAACCAACCCCCCATCCACCGATCGGTTCGGTATCGCTGCAATCCATCAATCGATCAAGCCGATTAGCAATAGTGATTGGCCAGAGTGTACGGTCGATGATGTCGCCGCAACTGTTGGTTCTCACGTCCATGCGATTGCTGCTGGGCATCTCCACCGCACGGGTATCGATTGGAACGAGGAACTCCCATTCGTACTCGGTGGGACCACGGAGCCCCAGCGAGCCCGCCAAGCTTCGATCAAGCCCGTAGTCGGACTTTTCACTCAAGATGGGAATTCGCTTCGCCATCAGCGGGTCCAACTCACGCTTTAA
- a CDS encoding UvrD-helicase domain-containing protein, translated as MVSYEDLTDEQQRAVNALNRNVTLTAGAGTGKTTTLTARYLKMIEQSLAEQTDGGTGEVQLLPEHILTTTFTERAANDLEESVRTEITDRIESLDVGEFEAWRTVADELEQGYIHTLHGFCARLLREHALTIDAVDPGFDTLDENETTALIHDTVSSVLEEYENHEATQTLARRFSRSQLQDVLTDLLGERPESLEWADRWAEATEEEYISFVESALHPIDPDEAAERLAHPDFVAAAATLREFVETPPDIETGGQTWQRAEGVVTRLDAGFDDGVPSRAKQSTIAELSMHLTKGSGERYAGYTGANTRWGDHPRKAEFDSAFETLVETLQPEEYAVNVDLEIESNSFPLVRALAELTQIAAAEYEDRKDRQNAVDFTDQISYTVDFLQAPENADIREELREQFEYVMVDEFQDTDPRQWDLIKLLTASDGETFDAQNVFVVGDVKQSIYRFRNADVTQFRETATTLEQVSQDAQTTDIESEDDDQLSTNFRTLPTVLESINELFEAIFDEDGEPYEAAPQSLTADRDDPADLGTVEYLTVPTDADLREHHCGHYADFATAEPEHDTELEAMALAARLSQILAEPLQVYPEEDETDDDSSESEPAPESGLSDHEETAEGDKPPEPRDIKPSDIALLIRSRTHLKKYERALEEVDVPYSVASGIGFYESTEITALLNLFRALADPSDERALYAALRSPLFGLTDDTLAQLKLHDDSMWDALATSEHQELQDAYEHLQEWRHLAGLGDEEPAGFDGSWAAYLTQILEDTGYLVSVSADERPQQAMANVEKFREQLRGWSDDGVRSLTTLVSRIERRIELGGRESEADTTGEGVQILTIHDAKGMEFPFVVVPGTGREFKDDAALGGGKVEFEQIGGQHAVGMKAPSPDDPFEMVDTIARDTIRERRRAEERAEEKRVLYVACTRARDHLLLSGLHEAAGETEEPTMTGLEEPDPESASSWRDWVQPELLTEDVCTALDSDTHTRRTYGDGAYTVSLPTPPAEQVQPDPDIDPEVELSPRPPKPDVSFRFSATDLASLFGEYGELQFDEDTGTIYVEETDDSETSPESRHGEEQPTTGESEADGRSVEEASAETDGVDASVFGEMVHRLCELRPPETHWPHLMEQTLVDEGATVSLSPELQNRVSTHAQRGIDYVNEQTTDVNVEHQYDELYVTAEFERGEISGFIDHLIITPDAYHIIDYKTGDVTPEELEADAEYYENQMKAYAIALNQQETARRVRVSLVFTTLDDAWDVEWSPDEIESMRKQISEEIWEQFESLER; from the coding sequence ATGGTCTCCTACGAAGACTTGACCGACGAGCAGCAACGGGCTGTCAATGCCCTCAACCGGAACGTGACCCTCACAGCCGGGGCAGGAACGGGCAAGACCACGACGCTGACTGCTCGATATCTGAAGATGATCGAACAGTCGCTCGCGGAACAAACCGACGGCGGGACTGGTGAGGTCCAGCTGCTACCTGAGCACATCCTTACGACGACGTTCACCGAACGGGCAGCAAACGATCTCGAGGAGAGCGTCCGAACGGAAATCACGGACCGCATTGAGTCACTCGATGTCGGGGAGTTCGAGGCCTGGCGTACGGTTGCGGATGAACTCGAGCAAGGGTACATCCACACGCTCCACGGGTTCTGTGCTCGGCTCCTGCGCGAACACGCGCTGACGATCGACGCCGTGGATCCTGGCTTCGATACGCTAGACGAAAACGAGACGACCGCACTGATTCACGATACGGTTAGTAGCGTCCTCGAAGAATACGAGAATCATGAGGCAACGCAAACGCTGGCCCGGCGGTTCTCACGGAGCCAACTCCAAGACGTCCTGACCGATCTGCTGGGCGAGCGACCGGAGAGTCTTGAGTGGGCTGATCGGTGGGCGGAGGCCACGGAGGAGGAATACATCTCGTTCGTCGAGTCAGCCTTGCATCCAATCGATCCGGATGAAGCCGCCGAGCGGCTTGCCCACCCCGACTTCGTCGCGGCTGCGGCTACCCTGCGAGAGTTTGTTGAGACCCCCCCAGATATCGAGACCGGGGGGCAGACCTGGCAGCGCGCGGAAGGAGTCGTAACTCGACTTGACGCAGGATTCGACGATGGGGTCCCATCCCGAGCCAAGCAGTCGACGATTGCGGAACTCAGTATGCACCTCACCAAGGGTAGTGGGGAACGCTACGCGGGCTATACGGGAGCCAACACCCGGTGGGGAGACCATCCCCGAAAGGCGGAGTTCGACAGCGCGTTCGAAACACTCGTTGAGACGCTCCAGCCCGAGGAGTACGCCGTCAACGTGGATCTGGAAATCGAATCGAACAGCTTCCCCCTCGTCCGAGCGCTCGCAGAGCTGACCCAGATCGCGGCTGCCGAGTACGAGGACCGGAAAGACCGGCAGAACGCTGTCGACTTCACTGATCAGATTTCCTATACCGTCGACTTCCTCCAAGCACCTGAGAACGCCGACATTCGCGAAGAGTTACGGGAACAGTTCGAGTACGTGATGGTCGACGAGTTCCAGGATACTGACCCACGCCAGTGGGACCTCATCAAGCTCCTGACGGCCAGCGACGGGGAAACGTTCGATGCTCAGAACGTGTTCGTCGTGGGCGACGTCAAACAGAGCATCTATCGCTTCCGGAACGCCGACGTCACGCAGTTCCGTGAAACGGCCACGACTCTCGAGCAGGTATCCCAAGACGCTCAGACCACGGATATAGAAAGCGAGGATGACGACCAACTTTCGACGAACTTCCGAACGCTGCCGACGGTGCTGGAGTCGATCAACGAACTCTTCGAAGCCATCTTCGACGAAGACGGTGAGCCCTACGAGGCGGCTCCCCAATCCCTAACAGCCGATCGCGACGATCCAGCAGATCTCGGTACTGTGGAGTACCTCACGGTGCCAACCGATGCCGACCTCCGAGAACACCATTGCGGTCACTACGCGGACTTTGCGACAGCCGAGCCGGAACACGACACAGAGTTGGAGGCGATGGCGCTCGCCGCTCGCCTCTCCCAGATACTGGCAGAACCGCTCCAAGTCTACCCCGAAGAGGATGAAACGGACGACGATAGTAGCGAGAGTGAACCCGCTCCCGAAAGCGGACTGAGTGACCATGAGGAGACAGCGGAGGGTGATAAACCCCCGGAGCCACGGGACATCAAACCGAGCGACATTGCTCTCCTCATCCGCAGCCGCACCCACCTCAAAAAGTACGAACGAGCACTAGAAGAGGTGGACGTCCCCTATTCAGTCGCGTCCGGGATTGGCTTCTACGAATCGACAGAAATCACCGCGCTGTTGAACCTCTTCCGGGCGCTCGCCGATCCAAGTGACGAACGGGCACTCTACGCAGCGCTTCGCTCGCCGCTGTTCGGGCTCACCGACGACACGCTCGCACAGTTGAAACTCCATGACGACTCTATGTGGGACGCACTCGCGACGAGTGAGCATCAGGAACTCCAAGATGCCTATGAGCATCTCCAAGAGTGGCGTCATTTGGCAGGGCTTGGCGACGAGGAACCTGCCGGATTCGACGGGTCGTGGGCTGCGTATCTAACACAGATCCTCGAGGATACAGGCTACTTGGTGAGTGTCAGCGCCGACGAGCGCCCACAACAGGCGATGGCGAACGTGGAGAAGTTCCGCGAACAGCTTCGCGGCTGGAGCGACGATGGCGTTCGGAGTCTTACGACACTTGTGAGTCGGATCGAACGCCGCATTGAGCTCGGCGGCCGGGAAAGCGAAGCTGACACAACCGGCGAGGGCGTCCAGATTCTCACGATCCACGACGCCAAGGGGATGGAGTTCCCGTTCGTCGTCGTCCCGGGGACCGGTCGCGAGTTCAAGGACGACGCGGCCCTGGGCGGCGGGAAAGTCGAGTTCGAGCAGATTGGTGGCCAGCACGCAGTCGGAATGAAGGCACCAAGCCCGGACGACCCGTTCGAGATGGTGGATACGATCGCCCGTGACACGATTCGTGAGCGGCGTCGCGCCGAAGAACGCGCCGAAGAAAAACGCGTGCTCTATGTGGCCTGCACACGAGCACGAGACCATCTGCTCCTGAGCGGCCTCCACGAGGCAGCTGGAGAGACCGAGGAACCAACGATGACGGGTCTCGAGGAGCCGGACCCTGAGTCAGCATCAAGTTGGCGCGACTGGGTTCAGCCAGAACTCCTCACCGAGGACGTGTGCACTGCCCTCGATTCCGATACCCATACCCGGCGTACGTACGGTGACGGCGCGTACACCGTGTCGCTCCCGACACCGCCAGCCGAACAGGTGCAACCTGATCCCGATATCGACCCTGAGGTTGAACTGTCACCGCGTCCGCCCAAGCCAGATGTCAGCTTTCGGTTTTCGGCGACTGACCTCGCGTCACTCTTCGGGGAGTATGGCGAACTCCAGTTCGACGAAGACACAGGGACCATCTACGTCGAAGAGACCGACGATAGCGAGACGAGTCCAGAGAGTCGACACGGTGAAGAGCAACCAACAACCGGAGAGAGTGAAGCAGACGGCCGTTCAGTAGAGGAAGCGAGTGCCGAAACGGACGGCGTCGACGCGAGCGTATTCGGCGAGATGGTGCATCGGCTCTGCGAACTGCGGCCGCCTGAAACGCACTGGCCACATCTTATGGAACAGACCCTTGTTGACGAGGGGGCCACGGTCTCACTCTCACCCGAACTCCAAAACCGCGTGAGTACCCATGCCCAGCGCGGTATAGACTACGTTAACGAGCAAACCACCGACGTCAACGTCGAGCACCAGTACGACGAGCTGTATGTTACTGCGGAATTCGAGCGCGGGGAGATATCGGGGTTCATCGACCACCTGATCATCACGCCCGACGCGTACCATATTATCGACTACAAGACAGGTGATGTCACTCCCGAGGAACTGGAAGCTGACGCGGAGTATTACGAGAATCAGATGAAGGCGTATGCGATTGCGCTGAATCAACAGGAGACTGCCCGTCGTGTCCGGGTTTCACTCGTGTTCACGACACTCGATGACGCATGGGACGTTGAGTGGTCACCTGATGAGATAGAATCGATGAGGAAGCAGATCAGCGAGGAGATCTGGGAGCAATTTGAATCGCTTGAGCGTTAA